A window of Vigna unguiculata cultivar IT97K-499-35 chromosome 4, ASM411807v1, whole genome shotgun sequence contains these coding sequences:
- the LOC114180656 gene encoding uncharacterized protein LOC114180656: MTRFLEKYFPDSAKHEREAEFLTLQQGNLSVQDYVERFEYLSRFYSQTVTEEWRCRKFEGGLKHELRRFIVPLRVREFPILVEQAKSVEQLEMGPNRVNRTQKNSAEGRFQKKPYSRPVASSWKPRCYNCGGEHL, encoded by the coding sequence ATGACGAGGTTCTTGGAGAAATACTTTCCCGACAGCGCTAAACATGAGCGCGAGGCAGAATTCCTCACCCTGCAGCAGGGAAATTTGTCAGTGCAGGACTATGTGGAGAGGTTTGAGTACCTCTCAAGATTCTACTCGCAGACAGTAACGGAGGAGTGGCGCTGTAGAAAGTTTGAGGGCGGCCTCAAACATGAGCTGAGGCGTTTCATTGTGCCACTGAGGGTGCGAGAGTTTCCGATTTTGGTTGAGCAAGCCAAGAGTGTAGAGCAGCTAGAGATGGGACCCAACCGGGTCAACCGCACACAGAAGAATAGTGCTGAGGGCAGATTCCAGAAGAAGCCCTATAGTAGACCAGTTGCGTCTTCATGGAAACCGAGGTGCTATAATTGTGGGGGTGAACATCTGTAG